The following are encoded in a window of Caldicellulosiruptor danielii genomic DNA:
- a CDS encoding GntR family transcriptional regulator produces the protein MVYNHSDDKDARYSPLYEKIFEVIKEKILMGILKPGDPLVEVKLAEELGVSRTPIREALRQLELEGLVYSIPHKGAFVAGVTAQDIEDIYTIRMLLDGLAARWAAQKITKDEEDELTEIITLMELYTKKKDIPKVMKTDSQFHQLIYKASKSKPLEHVLSTFHSYIIRARATSFETPGRLEEAMEEHRLIYEALVSKDPDKAEEYMKLHVKNAAKNLIAQKKSEERTAAGK, from the coding sequence ATGGTATATAATCATTCAGATGATAAAGATGCAAGATATTCTCCTTTGTATGAGAAGATTTTTGAAGTGATAAAAGAAAAGATTTTAATGGGAATTTTAAAGCCTGGAGACCCTCTTGTTGAGGTAAAACTTGCAGAAGAACTTGGTGTTTCACGAACACCGATAAGAGAGGCTTTAAGGCAGCTTGAACTTGAAGGACTTGTGTATTCTATTCCTCACAAGGGTGCGTTTGTTGCAGGTGTTACTGCTCAGGACATAGAGGATATATACACAATAAGGATGCTTTTAGATGGGCTTGCTGCGCGCTGGGCTGCCCAGAAGATTACAAAAGACGAAGAGGATGAGCTCACTGAAATTATAACTCTTATGGAGCTTTACACAAAGAAAAAAGATATTCCAAAGGTGATGAAAACTGATTCGCAGTTTCACCAGCTCATTTACAAAGCATCAAAAAGCAAACCATTAGAACATGTTTTATCCACCTTTCACAGTTATATAATAAGGGCAAGGGCAACCTCTTTTGAGACACCTGGCAGGCTTGAGGAGGCTATGGAAGAACACAGGCTCATATATGAAGCATTAGTGAGCAAAGACCCTGACAAGGCGGAAGAGTACATGAAACTTCATGTCAAAAACGCAGCAAAAAATCTAATTGCTCAGAAGAAGAGCGAAGAAAGGACAGCAGCAGGGAAGTAA
- a CDS encoding Mur ligase yields the protein MKIESIKVYNNRNIYSDKKVIVLKVKGKIEEARNFAMLCIHIQNLIGYNLVEYWECLNFDDHIEVLIEHDNQMLIQKVIEFALECIEKGAIPEHFPDKISKLKKLTIETELSPNTRLLKNACMKRGIRFTRIGYADTFMLGEGKYAKLFASIISEHDFSRVSLSSDRELSRRFLKLNSFPVVPFDVVFTSEQLMDSIKKLGFPISIKGCKKDSPNIGNIRTNQQALEAFDMVKNLDSRVIVERYVPGKSYKVLVVNGKVVAAVERVSPYIVGDGKRKISELLDQGEKSNRYIQRIILKQGFTLDDILPKGMKVFLKEPTSFKTGCITTDVTEKVAYENQQLFIKIAEKFGYVLTILDFVTEDISLPYSVVGGYVVDVETNCDLRIFSQTCNSDVFNAILDVYFEKMPNPSVPIIAVSGTYGKSTILQIIRYIFQRCGLEISIDSEIENFYLRNFGDLSDIKLVEFNPEKCIEEIEIEPEVGIITNTFSQNQIERNLLFSRSIKENGYLILNVNDAYKYLYNAKARCKIVFTSISNHHPDLKAHIEMKRPCVYLENDVVKIFDGKQVFSFCNIMEIPYSYDGKLMFAVDNILQTIAALYFYGVDSEIIYKFLTEYKNDSHQNPGKFNIFDINGIKVIIDSLQKREHIKMLTLSLSSIGIKNLYFVCQQKQKQILDFVEDKNKIISKQIEKFSDVIEMVSDAIRKANKGDGVFIVLPEPLNRDVTFEIRELLAKRKKNFVNNA from the coding sequence ATGAAGATTGAAAGTATCAAGGTTTACAATAACAGAAATATCTATTCAGACAAAAAGGTTATAGTATTAAAGGTAAAGGGGAAAATTGAAGAGGCAAGAAACTTTGCCATGCTTTGCATCCATATTCAAAACCTTATAGGATACAACTTGGTTGAATACTGGGAATGCTTGAATTTTGATGATCATATCGAGGTTTTGATTGAACATGATAATCAAATGCTTATACAAAAGGTTATAGAATTTGCTTTAGAGTGCATAGAGAAAGGAGCCATCCCTGAACATTTTCCTGACAAGATTTCAAAATTAAAAAAACTCACAATAGAAACAGAGCTTTCGCCAAACACCAGACTTTTAAAAAATGCTTGCATGAAAAGAGGTATAAGGTTCACAAGGATTGGATATGCAGATACATTCATGCTGGGAGAGGGAAAGTATGCAAAGCTTTTTGCTTCTATTATAAGTGAGCATGACTTTAGTAGAGTTAGTTTATCAAGCGACAGAGAGCTTTCTCGAAGGTTTTTAAAGCTCAATTCTTTTCCTGTTGTGCCGTTTGATGTGGTCTTTACTTCTGAGCAGCTGATGGACAGTATAAAAAAGTTAGGGTTCCCAATTTCAATAAAAGGCTGCAAAAAGGACTCTCCAAACATAGGGAATATCAGAACAAATCAACAGGCATTAGAAGCATTTGATATGGTAAAAAACTTAGATAGCAGAGTGATTGTTGAAAGATACGTGCCAGGTAAAAGCTACAAGGTTCTGGTTGTAAATGGTAAAGTTGTGGCAGCTGTTGAAAGAGTTTCTCCATACATTGTAGGCGATGGTAAGAGAAAAATTTCAGAACTTTTAGACCAAGGCGAGAAAAGTAATAGATATATTCAAAGAATTATTTTAAAACAGGGATTTACATTGGATGATATTTTGCCCAAGGGAATGAAGGTCTTTTTAAAAGAACCGACCAGTTTTAAAACAGGGTGTATAACCACAGATGTTACAGAAAAGGTAGCGTACGAAAACCAGCAACTTTTTATTAAGATTGCTGAAAAATTTGGATATGTGTTGACCATCTTAGACTTTGTTACCGAAGATATTTCTCTGCCATATTCGGTTGTAGGTGGATATGTTGTTGATGTTGAGACAAATTGCGATCTTCGCATATTTTCACAGACATGTAATAGCGATGTTTTCAATGCTATTCTGGATGTCTATTTTGAAAAGATGCCAAATCCTTCTGTGCCGATAATTGCTGTGTCAGGGACGTATGGAAAAAGCACAATTTTGCAAATAATAAGGTACATTTTTCAAAGATGCGGTTTGGAAATATCCATTGATAGTGAAATAGAGAATTTCTATTTGAGAAATTTTGGGGATTTGTCAGACATAAAACTTGTTGAATTTAATCCAGAAAAATGTATTGAGGAGATAGAAATAGAACCCGAGGTAGGTATTATTACCAATACATTTTCTCAAAATCAGATAGAAAGAAATCTTTTGTTTTCCAGAAGTATTAAGGAAAATGGATATCTAATTTTAAATGTCAACGATGCTTATAAATACCTGTACAACGCAAAAGCCAGATGTAAGATTGTATTTACATCTATTTCAAATCATCATCCAGATTTAAAGGCTCATATAGAGATGAAAAGACCCTGTGTGTATCTTGAGAATGATGTTGTGAAGATTTTTGATGGTAAGCAAGTTTTCTCATTTTGCAACATCATGGAGATTCCATATTCATACGATGGCAAGCTTATGTTTGCAGTTGACAATATTCTTCAAACAATTGCAGCACTGTATTTTTATGGTGTTGACAGTGAGATTATATATAAATTTTTGACCGAGTACAAAAACGATTCACATCAAAATCCAGGAAAATTTAATATATTTGATATAAATGGTATAAAAGTAATTATTGACAGCCTTCAAAAGAGAGAACATATAAAAATGCTTACATTAAGTCTTAGCTCCATAGGTATCAAGAATCTTTATTTTGTGTGCCAGCAGAAACAAAAACAAATTTTAGATTTTGTTGAAGATAAAAATAAAATTATATCCAAACAGATAGAAAAGTTTTCAGATGTGATTGAAATGGTGTCTGATGCCATAAGGAAAGCAAACAAGGGTGATGGAGTGTTTATTGTCCTGCCAGAGCCTTTAAATAGAGATGTTACGTTTGAGATAAGAGAGCTACTTGCAAAAAGGAAAAAGAATTTTGTGAACAATGCTTGA
- a CDS encoding nucleoside kinase yields MQKGSNTVRVFFEDANVFEDVEVGTNLLSFIPRFEGYFKSPIVAAKVDNEIKELKYVISRDCKVKFIDMTQEDGMRIYRRSLIFVLIVATRMLFKEAVNVQHSLSKGLYCEVENRKLSLYDIELIKQKMKWIIEQDFQFRREKVSKEEAVRLFEEKGFYDKARTIKFSENDHVYIYYCGDYVDYFYGHLVPSTGYLKIFDLIQYHDGMVLLYPDKSDPFKLQEFVENKKLFAVYHEYKNWGRILGVNDVGELNEVIASGKIREFIRVSEALHEKKIAYLADQISQNPQIKVVLISGPSSSGKTTFAQRLSIQLKVNGKKPVYIGLDDYFFEDKVPFDENGKPDYESIEAIDVELFNKQLKDLIEGKEVVLPRFNFIERKRTFERRVKLEKNDIIIIEGIHGLNSRLTPMIPDENKFKIYVSALTHLNLDKHNRIQTTDYRILRRIVRDARTRGASAKRTISMWPSVRNGEEKNIFPYQEMADAMFNSALIYELAVLKKYAVPLLRTITKEDEEYSEAQRLLHFLSFILTIEDEREIPPQSIIREFIGGSCFYDF; encoded by the coding sequence ATGCAGAAAGGCAGTAACACTGTCAGGGTATTTTTTGAAGATGCAAATGTATTTGAAGATGTAGAGGTTGGGACAAATCTTTTGAGCTTTATTCCAAGGTTTGAAGGTTATTTTAAATCTCCTATTGTTGCTGCAAAGGTTGACAATGAGATAAAAGAGTTAAAATATGTAATCTCAAGAGATTGCAAAGTAAAGTTTATTGACATGACACAGGAAGATGGTATGAGGATTTACAGAAGAAGCCTCATTTTTGTTTTGATTGTTGCAACAAGGATGCTTTTCAAAGAAGCTGTGAATGTTCAGCACTCTCTTTCAAAAGGGCTTTACTGTGAGGTTGAAAACAGAAAGCTAAGTTTGTACGACATAGAGCTTATAAAACAAAAGATGAAATGGATAATTGAGCAGGACTTTCAGTTCAGAAGAGAGAAGGTTTCAAAAGAGGAGGCCGTTAGACTTTTTGAAGAAAAGGGATTTTATGATAAGGCAAGAACAATAAAATTTTCAGAAAATGACCATGTGTATATTTACTACTGTGGAGATTATGTTGATTACTTTTATGGGCACCTGGTACCTTCCACAGGATATCTTAAAATTTTTGACTTGATTCAATACCACGATGGCATGGTACTTTTGTATCCTGATAAGTCAGACCCGTTTAAGCTTCAGGAGTTTGTGGAGAACAAGAAGCTGTTTGCGGTCTACCATGAGTACAAAAACTGGGGTAGAATACTTGGGGTAAATGATGTTGGTGAGCTCAATGAAGTTATAGCAAGCGGAAAGATAAGAGAATTTATAAGGGTATCAGAAGCTCTGCACGAAAAAAAGATTGCGTACCTTGCTGACCAGATTTCGCAAAATCCTCAGATAAAAGTTGTTTTGATATCCGGACCTTCATCATCCGGAAAGACAACCTTTGCACAAAGGCTTTCTATTCAACTCAAAGTAAATGGAAAAAAACCTGTTTATATAGGTCTTGACGACTATTTTTTTGAAGATAAAGTTCCATTTGACGAAAATGGTAAGCCTGACTATGAATCGATTGAAGCTATTGATGTTGAGCTTTTCAATAAACAGTTGAAAGATTTGATAGAAGGCAAGGAAGTTGTGCTCCCACGGTTTAATTTCATAGAGCGAAAGAGGACGTTTGAAAGACGAGTCAAACTTGAAAAGAACGACATAATAATAATTGAAGGCATACATGGTCTAAACAGCAGACTTACTCCGATGATACCAGACGAAAACAAGTTCAAAATATATGTGAGTGCTCTGACACACCTGAACCTTGACAAGCACAACAGAATCCAAACTACAGACTACAGGATATTAAGACGAATTGTAAGAGATGCCAGAACAAGAGGCGCATCTGCTAAGAGAACAATTTCTATGTGGCCGTCTGTCAGAAACGGCGAAGAGAAAAACATTTTTCCATACCAAGAGATGGCAGATGCCATGTTCAATTCTGCGCTAATTTATGAGCTTGCGGTTTTGAAAAAATATGCTGTGCCGCTACTTAGGACAATCACGAAAGAAGATGAGGAATATAGCGAGGCACAGAGGCTTTTGCATTTCTTGAGCTTTATCCTCACAATTGAAGACGAAAGGGAAATCCCACCACAGTCTATCATAAGAGAGTTCATTGGAGGGTCTTGCTTTTATGACTTCTAA
- a CDS encoding FAD-dependent oxidoreductase, producing MKYMVIGAVAGGMTAAMKIRRNDDKAEIIVYDKDADISYSGCSLAYYISGVIDNRKSIVPRDSQYFKKFNVDVKTAHEVLKVDIQNKKVIVKDLNAGNTFEDSFDKLIIATGAYPVIPQIDGIELEGIFVLRNVKDADRIKKFINGYFPKRALIVGGGYIGLEMAEALKVLGMDACIVEKQENILPNLDSDMARLVESYLEKKGVIIKKSTTVLSFEGDKRVKRAILSDGSKVEADFVLLAVGVRPSTQFLEGSGIHLLPNGAIKVDEYMRTNIEGIFAAGDCAAVYFKLNGKTMYVPLGSTANKMGRIAGENATGGNIKFSGILATSIFKVFDLTVAQTGYTEKMAQQDGIEYEVGHVTKPHITTAYPGAENMTIKAIAELNSRKIIGAQIVGTKGVDKRIDVLATAIFAGLTTDDLFQLDLAYAPPFSSAKDPVHYVGMVMSNFLDKRKFNCTQEKLLEKIQKGEDLVVLDVRTPEQYRVEHIKGAVNIPLEMLQNKMNLLPKDKQIIVYCNSGVSSNIAQNILQQNGFRKVYNLSGGISNVTLEQLLEESTSDSFPSSP from the coding sequence ATGAAGTATATGGTGATTGGTGCTGTTGCTGGTGGAATGACAGCAGCGATGAAAATAAGACGAAATGATGACAAAGCAGAAATTATTGTATATGACAAAGATGCTGATATATCATATTCTGGTTGTTCTCTTGCATACTATATTTCGGGTGTGATAGATAACAGGAAAAGCATTGTTCCAAGAGATAGCCAATATTTTAAAAAATTCAATGTTGATGTGAAAACAGCTCATGAAGTTTTAAAGGTCGACATACAAAACAAGAAGGTGATTGTCAAGGATTTAAATGCTGGTAATACCTTTGAAGATAGTTTCGACAAGTTAATTATTGCAACAGGAGCATATCCTGTGATACCCCAGATTGATGGCATAGAACTTGAGGGCATATTTGTCCTTCGAAATGTCAAGGATGCTGATAGAATAAAAAAGTTTATAAACGGCTATTTTCCCAAGAGAGCTTTAATAGTTGGTGGTGGGTACATTGGACTTGAAATGGCAGAAGCTTTGAAGGTTTTAGGGATGGATGCGTGCATTGTGGAAAAACAGGAAAATATTCTCCCCAACTTGGATAGTGACATGGCAAGGCTTGTTGAGAGCTATCTTGAAAAAAAAGGTGTTATAATAAAAAAGAGCACCACCGTTTTGAGTTTTGAAGGAGACAAGAGAGTAAAAAGAGCCATTTTGAGCGACGGTAGCAAAGTAGAGGCAGACTTTGTCTTGCTTGCAGTAGGAGTAAGACCTTCTACCCAGTTTTTAGAAGGAAGCGGTATACACCTTTTGCCAAATGGAGCTATCAAGGTTGACGAGTATATGAGAACAAACATTGAAGGAATCTTTGCAGCAGGTGACTGTGCTGCTGTGTATTTCAAGCTAAATGGCAAAACTATGTACGTGCCACTAGGATCTACTGCAAACAAGATGGGAAGAATAGCAGGTGAAAATGCAACAGGTGGAAATATAAAGTTCAGTGGTATTTTGGCAACCTCAATTTTCAAAGTATTTGATCTCACAGTTGCGCAAACAGGTTACACAGAAAAGATGGCACAGCAAGATGGAATTGAGTATGAAGTTGGCCATGTCACAAAACCGCATATAACAACAGCATATCCTGGTGCTGAGAATATGACTATAAAAGCGATTGCAGAACTAAATTCACGAAAAATTATTGGTGCTCAAATTGTTGGCACAAAAGGAGTTGACAAAAGGATTGATGTCTTAGCAACAGCAATCTTTGCAGGACTTACAACAGATGACCTTTTCCAGCTTGATTTAGCCTATGCACCGCCATTTTCATCTGCAAAAGACCCTGTTCATTATGTTGGCATGGTTATGTCAAACTTTCTTGACAAGAGAAAATTTAATTGTACCCAGGAAAAGCTTCTGGAAAAGATACAAAAAGGAGAAGATTTGGTTGTTCTGGATGTTAGGACACCTGAGCAGTATAGAGTCGAGCACATAAAGGGTGCTGTAAATATTCCTCTTGAGATGTTGCAAAATAAAATGAATTTGCTTCCAAAAGACAAGCAGATAATTGTATACTGTAACAGCGGGGTAAGTTCAAATATTGCCCAAAATATCCTTCAGCAAAATGGGTTTAGAAAGGTTTATAACCTTTCAGGCGGTATTTCGAACGTGACTTTAGAGCAGCTGCTCGAAGAAAGTACTTCAGATTCTTTTCCTTCTTCTCCATAG
- a CDS encoding DedA family protein, with amino-acid sequence MIEFLKYMVDSFGLWGIFLILAVEGLGIPFPTQIAYLGTVALLNSRKFSPFTLIMVISLGNLCGNVVVNLFLRSGRKKIISIFQGLLRIKKETLESVNSFFVKYGIFAVPIARIIGVPRTPVIFLAGISKMNFYEYVISSFIGNAIWATFYVYFYWYGFSFFKFLYKKDIHLFWLAIFVLVFIVILAWTIFLKLWRRRKRI; translated from the coding sequence ATGATTGAATTTTTGAAATACATGGTTGATAGTTTTGGACTTTGGGGAATATTCTTGATATTAGCTGTGGAAGGGCTTGGAATTCCATTTCCAACTCAGATTGCTTACCTTGGTACAGTTGCGCTTTTAAACTCTCGCAAATTTTCTCCTTTTACATTAATAATGGTGATATCTCTGGGGAATCTTTGTGGAAATGTTGTTGTAAACCTTTTTCTCAGAAGTGGAAGAAAGAAAATAATCAGCATTTTCCAAGGGCTTTTGAGAATAAAAAAAGAGACGCTTGAAAGCGTCAACAGCTTTTTTGTAAAGTATGGAATATTTGCAGTACCGATAGCAAGAATAATAGGAGTTCCGCGCACCCCAGTTATTTTCTTGGCAGGAATTAGTAAAATGAATTTCTATGAATATGTGATATCTTCATTTATTGGAAATGCTATCTGGGCGACATTTTATGTGTATTTTTATTGGTATGGGTTTAGCTTTTTCAAATTCCTTTACAAAAAAGACATACATCTTTTCTGGCTTGCCATCTTCGTGTTGGTTTTTATTGTAATATTAGCGTGGACTATATTTTTAAAGCTATGGAGAAGAAGGAAAAGAATCTGA
- a CDS encoding ubiquitin-like domain-containing protein, whose amino-acid sequence MDKLRCLVAKPRDMKKLILAFVIVFVLSVLLGAMTAQALVKEVSITIDGKTFYYKTIKSTVREVLEENQIYLTKDDYISPSLDSKINENTQIIIKRAFEVKILVGDEEKVVYIPSGTVQDALKKAGVVLGKLDKVNLPLSQLLDKPTVIKITKVTEKLVVEKQKIPFSTITKMNYNMDYGKQRVVQQGQDGIKEKRYKLILEDGKEVERKLLGEKIVKLPKPRIVEVGAIRWFKTSRGEVVRYRKVYTMIATAYSLTPSDTGKSPSHPDYGRTATGHRVRRGVVAVDPRVIPLGTRLYVEGYGFATALDTGSAIKGNRIDVFVEKDAYKFGVRRVKVYVLAN is encoded by the coding sequence ATGGATAAACTAAGGTGCCTTGTGGCAAAGCCAAGGGATATGAAGAAGCTTATCCTGGCTTTTGTCATTGTATTTGTTTTGTCAGTCCTGCTTGGCGCTATGACTGCACAGGCACTGGTAAAAGAAGTTAGCATAACAATTGACGGCAAGACATTTTATTATAAAACAATCAAATCCACAGTAAGAGAGGTTTTAGAAGAAAATCAAATTTACTTGACAAAAGATGACTATATATCGCCTTCTTTGGATTCGAAAATAAATGAGAATACCCAGATAATAATAAAGAGAGCTTTTGAAGTGAAAATACTTGTTGGCGACGAGGAAAAGGTTGTATATATTCCAAGTGGTACTGTTCAAGATGCTCTCAAAAAAGCAGGGGTTGTTCTTGGAAAGTTGGACAAGGTAAATCTTCCCCTTTCTCAGCTTCTTGACAAGCCTACTGTCATTAAAATTACTAAGGTAACAGAAAAGCTGGTCGTGGAAAAACAAAAGATACCTTTCAGTACCATTACAAAGATGAACTACAATATGGACTATGGAAAGCAAAGGGTTGTCCAGCAAGGCCAGGATGGTATCAAAGAAAAAAGATATAAGCTAATATTGGAAGATGGTAAAGAAGTTGAAAGAAAATTGCTTGGTGAGAAAATTGTCAAGCTTCCGAAGCCAAGGATTGTTGAAGTTGGAGCAATAAGGTGGTTTAAGACGTCAAGAGGAGAAGTGGTCAGATACAGAAAAGTTTATACAATGATAGCAACTGCATATTCATTGACTCCAAGCGATACAGGAAAAAGTCCATCTCACCCTGACTATGGCAGGACTGCAACAGGTCACAGAGTTCGACGCGGTGTTGTTGCAGTTGACCCGCGTGTGATTCCGCTTGGAACAAGGCTCTATGTAGAAGGGTATGGTTTTGCAACAGCCCTTGACACAGGTTCAGCTATCAAAGGGAACAGAATAGATGTGTTTGTCGAAAAGGATGCATATAAATTTGGTGTGCGGCGTGTAAAAGTTTATGTGCTCGCAAACTAA
- a CDS encoding glycosidase: MFKLQRVTDKPVLKPKQENEWERSAVFNAAAIYHRGLFHLIYRATNIPPHKDYGEYVSTIGYAVSTDGINFYRLDKPIMVAENDQERRGIEDPRIVEIDGTFYMTYTGFGGRYDGDFRIMIAKSKNLIKWERMGVALDEPNKDAALFPEKINGRYVMFHRRYPNMWLAFSDDMINWTDHVEIMTVRENSWESSRIGIAGPPIKVKFGWLVIYHAADYKNVYRLGAVLLDAKDPTKILSRFSEPILEPELSWEIDGYIPNVVFSCGHAEVGDEVWVYYGGADTVIGVAKFNKEKIKFD, from the coding sequence ATGTTTAAACTTCAAAGGGTGACAGACAAGCCAGTTTTGAAGCCAAAACAGGAAAATGAATGGGAAAGAAGTGCAGTTTTCAACGCTGCAGCCATATATCACAGGGGGCTTTTTCATTTGATTTACAGAGCAACAAACATCCCACCTCACAAGGATTATGGTGAGTATGTATCTACCATAGGATACGCTGTGTCCACAGATGGTATTAACTTTTACAGACTTGACAAACCTATAATGGTTGCAGAAAATGACCAGGAAAGAAGAGGAATAGAAGACCCACGTATAGTCGAAATTGATGGGACGTTTTACATGACATACACAGGTTTTGGCGGAAGATATGATGGTGACTTTAGAATAATGATAGCAAAATCAAAGAACCTCATAAAATGGGAGAGAATGGGTGTTGCGCTTGACGAACCAAACAAAGATGCGGCACTTTTTCCGGAGAAGATAAATGGCAGATATGTCATGTTTCACAGAAGATATCCTAACATGTGGCTTGCATTTTCTGATGACATGATAAACTGGACAGATCATGTTGAGATAATGACTGTAAGAGAAAATTCATGGGAGAGTAGCCGCATAGGTATTGCAGGCCCACCAATAAAGGTCAAGTTTGGCTGGCTTGTGATATATCACGCAGCAGACTATAAGAATGTGTACAGACTCGGAGCAGTACTTTTGGATGCAAAAGACCCAACAAAGATTCTCTCACGCTTTTCAGAACCAATTTTAGAACCCGAGCTTTCATGGGAGATTGATGGTTATATACCTAATGTTGTTTTCAGTTGTGGACATGCAGAGGTTGGCGATGAGGTGTGGGTATACTATGGCGGTGCTGACACTGTAATTGGAGTTGCAAAATTTAATAAAGAGAAAATAAAATTTGATTGA
- a CDS encoding zinc-dependent alcohol dehydrogenase family protein encodes MKAAIFYGKRNLKVEDVDLPTIKEGEILVKVEACGICGTDVHIFNGEEGSAKVTPPIVLGHEFCGTVVETRSEFFNVGDKVSIDPNIYCGVCRFCRSGRLQLCENLTALGVNINGGFAQYAVVPEKQAIKFENIDFAEAALAEPLACCLHGLDRIKIFPTDKVLIIGFGPIGLIMLELVKMYGADNIFGYEVDDFRKNVAKEYGVKAIVDEYRSEENFDVVIECAGAKESIEMAFKKIGKGGRVLVFSVPSPNVTTEICPFEMFRKEAQIFWSFVNPFTQKLAIDLLQQGKINLKHIITHKISLDKLSEALSKKFENQLKVIVQP; translated from the coding sequence ATGAAAGCAGCCATATTTTATGGTAAAAGAAACTTAAAAGTAGAAGATGTTGACTTGCCCACAATAAAAGAGGGAGAGATTTTAGTCAAGGTTGAGGCATGTGGCATTTGCGGTACAGATGTTCATATATTCAATGGAGAAGAAGGGTCTGCAAAGGTTACACCGCCAATAGTGCTGGGGCATGAGTTTTGTGGCACTGTAGTTGAGACAAGATCTGAGTTTTTCAATGTAGGAGACAAGGTGAGCATTGACCCTAACATCTACTGTGGAGTGTGCAGGTTTTGCAGAAGCGGAAGGCTTCAGCTTTGCGAAAACTTGACAGCGCTTGGCGTGAACATAAACGGTGGGTTCGCCCAGTATGCTGTCGTGCCGGAGAAACAGGCGATAAAATTTGAAAACATAGATTTTGCTGAGGCAGCACTGGCAGAACCTCTTGCTTGCTGTCTTCATGGTCTTGATAGAATAAAGATTTTTCCCACCGATAAAGTTTTAATAATAGGCTTTGGTCCGATTGGCCTTATAATGCTTGAGCTTGTTAAGATGTATGGGGCTGACAATATCTTTGGCTATGAAGTAGATGATTTTAGAAAAAATGTTGCTAAAGAATATGGAGTTAAAGCTATTGTTGATGAATATCGCAGTGAAGAAAACTTTGATGTTGTAATAGAATGTGCAGGGGCAAAAGAGAGCATCGAAATGGCATTTAAAAAGATAGGGAAAGGTGGCAGAGTTTTGGTATTTTCTGTACCATCACCAAATGTAACTACTGAAATTTGTCCATTTGAGATGTTTAGAAAGGAAGCACAGATTTTTTGGTCGTTTGTGAACCCATTTACACAAAAGCTTGCAATTGATCTTTTACAGCAGGGGAAAATAAATTTAAAGCATATAATAACCCACAAAATTTCACTTGATAAGCTTTCTGAAGCACTTTCAAAAAAGTTTGAGAATCAACTAAAAGTGATTGTCCAACCTTGA
- a CDS encoding sensor histidine kinase: protein MKKNDHIKLLISMLFLLAFIMFLLIYSIYFINTEFIKHQKIPQWQRTLVIYFFTLLAILNLYTVKNLFSALSILKTTQVYKDNIKSLDNFINILRAQRHEFNNHLQIIWGLICVGKYNDAVRYIEQISENLKNTSKFYGLGCAELSALIFAKSALAEKYDINFEFHYSVDFSNLKFDSMDLINICGNLIDNAFYYAKSSLSKYVRLNIEDEGNQIEITVINSGSYIDKCKKDKIFELGYSTKNSSGLGLFIVKSTVEKYKGKIDVFSEFRALDKIEEGYTTFMVTLPKKI from the coding sequence ATGAAGAAAAATGACCATATAAAGCTTTTGATATCAATGCTTTTTTTACTTGCGTTTATTATGTTTTTGCTCATCTATTCGATATACTTTATAAACACAGAATTCATAAAACATCAAAAGATACCTCAGTGGCAAAGAACACTTGTCATTTATTTTTTCACCCTGCTTGCAATCTTAAATTTATATACAGTCAAAAACCTTTTCTCAGCCCTGAGCATACTAAAAACAACACAAGTTTATAAAGACAATATAAAATCGCTTGACAATTTTATAAACATCTTAAGAGCCCAGAGACATGAGTTTAATAATCACCTTCAAATTATATGGGGACTTATTTGTGTTGGAAAATACAATGATGCTGTACGTTATATTGAGCAAATCAGTGAAAACCTCAAAAATACATCAAAATTTTACGGACTTGGGTGTGCAGAGCTTTCTGCTTTGATATTTGCAAAAAGTGCATTAGCTGAGAAGTACGATATAAATTTTGAATTCCATTATAGTGTAGATTTTAGCAATCTCAAGTTTGATTCAATGGACCTTATAAACATCTGTGGCAATCTAATTGACAACGCATTTTACTATGCAAAATCTTCGCTGTCAAAATACGTCAGACTCAATATAGAAGATGAAGGTAATCAAATTGAAATCACGGTAATAAATTCGGGGTCATATATAGACAAATGCAAAAAGGATAAAATATTTGAACTTGGATACTCCACAAAAAATTCAAGCGGTCTGGGTCTTTTTATTGTAAAATCAACAGTGGAAAAATATAAAGGTAAAATTGATGTTTTTTCAGAGTTCAGAGCTCTCGATAAAATAGAAGAAGGATATACAACCTTTATGGTCACATTGCCAAAAAAAATATAA